GAACGAAATCGAGACATTCTTGGATTGAATTGAAGATAGTCATTGGTTCTCGGTTTCCAGTTAAAGAGAGGACTAATACGCCTCAGAAGGCATCTTAACTGAATACTCTCACTGCGAGGCAAACTGATAACTGATAACTAAATCGGAGTGAATCACTATGGAATCTTGGAAACGTAAATTACGAATGGGTATGGTCGGCGGCGGACAGGGTGCCTTTATTGGTGGCGTTCACCGTATCGCTGCCACGCTCGATCAGCAAATCGAAGTCGTCGCCGGATGCTTCTCACGCGATCCGGAAAACACACGAATCACCGGTGAAGAACTGTATCTTGACACAAACCGTTGTTACGACAGTTACGCGGAGATGGCGGCAGCCGAGGCTGCGCTTCCCGAAAATGAACGTATTGACTTTGTGAGCATTGTCACGCCGAACATCTCCCACTTTGACATCGCGAAGACCTTTTTGGGGGCGGGTTTCCACGTTGTCTGTGATAAGCCGATGACTTACAGTCTTGACGAAGCCGAGACTCTTGTCCAACTTGTCGAAGATTCAGGGCTTGTCTTTGCATTGACACACAACTATACGGGGCATCCACTCGTCCGGCATGCACGTGACCTATTCGCTGAAGGTTCAATGGGACAAATCCGTAAAGTTATCGTCGAATACCTCCAGGATTTCCTGATGGTGCCGCACGAGAAACTCGGTCAGAAGCAAGCGGAATGGCGTGTGGATCCGTCACAGTCAGGTATCGGCGGCACAATGGGCGATGTTGGCACGCACTGCGTTAACCTACTCGAATACGTCACTGGCGATCCGATTACTGAACTCTGTGCTGACAAAAGCACCTTCCTTCCTGACAGGGTACTGGATGAAGATGTCAACGCTTTGCTCCGTTTCAAGGGGGGTGGAAAGGGCGTTCTAAGCATTAGTCAGATCGCCACCGGTGAGGAAAATGGCCTCACGCTCCGTGTCTACGCCGAACAGGGCGCGGTGAAATGGGCACAGGAGAATCCGAACTATCTTGAACTTTATCGCTACGGTGAACCGAGGCAGACGCTTACCCGCGGTCAGGGCTACCTCTCCGATGCAGCGGCGGCAGGCGCGCGTATCCCGACTGGACATCCCGAAGGATACTTAGAGGCATTCGCGACAATTTATGTAGGTGTTGTTGAAGCCATTCGGCAGCACATCGACGGCGACCCAATGGAAACCGAGGCGTATGATTTTCCGACAGTCTATGATGGATTGAGGGGTATGCAGTTCATTTACAAAGCCGTTGAATCTTGTGAGAACGGCTCGACTTGGGTTTCAATGTAAATAGCCATCAGCCATCAGCAGTCAGCAGTCAGAAAAGAGGGTTACGACGCGTATCATACACCTCTTACTGAAAGCCGATGGTTTCCGACTGCTGACGACTATTCAAAAGGAGATAGTTATGCAAGCACCTAACACAGAACCTTTCCGCGTTGGATTTCTGAACGTTGCATCGTACTCGCACATGCCGCTATGGGCACCACATATCAATCCGCGTGCTGGAGAGAAAGATACCCCATTCACAGGAATGCGAATCACGCACTGCTGGGATATTGAATACGAGGAGGCACAAGCGATTGCCGAGACTTACGGTTGTACAGCCGTCAAGAACTTCGATGACATGTTGGGTAAGGTGGACGGCATAATCTCAGGCGGCTACTACAACCACCCGTGGAACCACATCCTCCATGAACCGTATCTGGAGGCTGGGCTGCCAAACCTGATTAACCGCCCGTTTGCGAACTCCCTCGCTAAAGCGCAGCAAATGATTGAACTCGCGGAAAAGCACGGTGCGACCATCCTTGCGCCATCAAGCCATGAACACAACGATGCTATCTCACGTGCGAAGGCGTGGGCAACCGATAAACAAATCGTCTGCTATACAGCGACCAACTCGTTTGATGACTACCCGACCCACGGTATTCACGGTGTCTACATGGTATGCAAAGCACTCGCAGAAGCGGGAAACCCAGTTGTATCCGTCGGATATCGAGCGGACAGTTGGCATAGTCCGCCTGGGGTTATCACTTTAGAGCATGTTGACAGCGAGGGACGACAATTCTACGGGACACTCCATCAGGTGAGTGGTTCTTGGGGCACGGTACAGATTCATACACAAGAAGCCTATGGCGGTGAGAATTTTAGAATCCACACCGGCACCGGTTATCCGTTTGACAAAACGGAGGTCTGGGTGCCGACGATTTGGGCGTTTCAGAACATGGCACTCCACAACGAGATGCCACAGACCTTTGAACAGATTTTGCACAAAACGAACGTTTTCCTCGCAGGTTGGAGATCTGTTCTGGAAAATGATGGTAAGCCCGTGAAATTAACGGATGTTCCCGAAGAATGGGAAGCACCCGCTGAACTTCCGAACCACCCTGACCACAATACGGTATCGCTGTTTCAGAAGAAGTTCGGGGACGGTTCAATATAGCGAATCTGAAAAAGTAGGTGTGGTTGTAAGTGTCTATATGGAAGGAAGTTACGTAGTGGTGCGTTTGATGCACCACTACATCTTAACACGTGTTGAAATATGACGGATAGATTAACGAAAATTGGGATCTAACGCCACGCTTTGACACTTGCCCAAGTGGTTGCGAGTTTATCCGCGGGATCTACAGGCAAAGCAGTTAGGTCTTCCATGCTCCGCGCAATATCGTCTTCCGACAAAGCGCGATCCCATACCGTTACCTCATCAATGATCCCATTGAACTTTTGTCCGGTCGCGCCCCACGAGCCGATCATCGTATCGCCTGCCGTTCCAAGGTACTCAATCCCAGCTTTGCCTGCGTCCTCTACCACAGATTTACCGTCAATGTAAATCTGTCGGGATTTGCCTTTTACATCCAGCCAGAACGTGATATGTGCCCATTTGTCGGCTTTGACTGCAGCAGGTGCGTCAAGGTCATTGGCATAAAACCCCATGCGAACGGTGCCACTATTGTAGATACGATAGTGCAAGCTTGTATTCTGCGCGTTGACCTGTGTTTGTGTGAAAACACACTGCTGGTCTGCACCACTGAGTGCTGGCTTAACCCACATCGTCACTGTAAAACTCTTTTCGTTGAGTTCAATATATGGAGCTTTGACCTCTCCCGCTTGACCAAATTCCATGGCTTTTCCGAATTTACCATCAACCCAATCCCCATCACCGACGAGTTCTGCGTCGTTTCCGTGTGGGGAAAGATCTTCCATCGCTTTTCCCTTGCCTTCGTTAAAAGAAAGGTAGAGCAGCAGCTCCTTATCCTTTAGATCCAACGCTGTCGCATTGAAGGGTATCAGCACCAATCCAGCGAAAATCAGAAAGGACAGTCCTATTCGATACATCATGATAAACTACCTCCTCTAAGGTAGATGTAAGTGATGTTCTTTTAGCTAATTTCATACCTACTTAGAATAACACAAAAATTCGGGAATGTCAAGATTTTGTGACCATCCAAAGTGTTTCTGCCTAAAAGACTTGTGGATAATGCGTTCATAAATCATCAATTCGACGCGAACAGGCGATTCCAGTCGTGATGAGACTTCGCAATGCTCTCAGGGTTTACCCGACTCCGAGCGACAAAACCCGGAACGGAGGCACGACCTGTGGGCAAACCGATTTGACTGTAGCGCGTATCAACACTCCAACGGACGGTGTTGGAGCGGTTCGGAAGACCACGATGCACAACCCGTTCACTCGTTAGTAAGACATCCCCTCCATCCAGTTCAGCGGTGACGATGTCACCGGGCGGTAATTCCACATCGCTAATTCCCCTGCCGCCGGTGTGCCCGGGTGTTGGATCCTGATAGTTGTGGTCAATCAGATTGAAAAGATGTGAACCTCGGATAACTTGCATGCACCCATTCTCTTCAGTCGCCTGAATGAGCGGGAGCCAGACATTCACCACCAATGTTTCACCGGCTTCTTCCGGGATGAGATACGCCAAGTCCTGATGCCACGGGATGACCGTAACATCTTGGTTCGGCAGCTTGGCACGGTAATTAAACTGTGGATGTGCCAAAATCTCATCACCAATAAGAGATGCGACGACATCAAGGAGCGTAGGTGCCGTTCGGAGCGTGAACATTCCGGCGGTCCGAATCTTCTGGTCGCGGAAATAGTTGCTCCAAATCCAGTCCGGATCGGAACAGGCACTTGATACCATCCCCAATCTCTTGTCAAAAGGTTCATCATCATAAGTGTCCGACGGATCAAGGATCCCGTGTTTGACTGCTGCCTGCGTTCCATCATCAACCTTTTGCGCCAATTCATCAATCAAAGGTTGAAGTGCCTCGTTTGGCAGTACATTTCGGACAAATAGGAAGCCGTCATCATGAAATTGCTGCTTCTGCTGCGCTGTGAGTCCGATCTGATCATGTTGTCCAGACATTACTACTTCTCCATTTTGAACTATGAAATTGGCGGAATCGCAACGGCACTGCCAATTTCGCTGGATTTCATTGATGCATCGAGCATCTGCATCAACATCACCGCCTCTGAACCGGGATTGAGGGGTTCATCTCCCTCCCGAATCGCTCGGATGAATTCTTGTGCCTGAAGCGTTATATCATCTGCCTTTTGTGGTGCCGGTTTCATAGGTTTGACCTTAACACCGTCCGGTGTTCCAACCAGTATTTTCCCATTTTCCAGCCCTGCTTTCGTGCCGTAAAGATGGAACTCCTGAACCTCGCTTTTGACCAAATCGCTCCCTTTTGCTGGAGCATGCCGGTTTGTAGTATTCAGCGAAAATGCAACAGCAAAATGCAGGGTGCATCCATTCTCAAACCGTACAAATCCACACGCGGCATCATCTGCGGTATAGGTCTGCTCAGGGGGTGCGAGATGGGAGAAGTTGCAATATAACCCAGCCATTGCCTCTGTAGGACGGGGGCACCCCATCATAAACCAGACGTTGTCAATGGCGTGGATACCGAGATCAAGTAGCACCCCGCCACCCTTTGCTTTATCGTGTCGCCATCCGCGGGCAGAACACCAGCGTGTACGTATCCACCGAGTTTCAGCATAGTATACGTCGCCGAGTTCTCCTGCTTGTACCAGTCTACGTCCTTCCGTCAACTGTGCTGTGAACCGAGATTGCCGAACAAACATATAGACCAAGCCTTTGCTTGCGGCAAGTTGCGTGACGGGTATTAACTCCGCTGCATCGTTTGAGGGAGGTTTCTCACAGAGCACATGCATCCCGCGCTCCACCGCTTCCAGTGAAACGGGAGCGTGCATCCATGTCGGAAGCCCAATGCAGACAGCGTCTAAATCACACGCGTCGAACATCTGCTTGTAATCATCAAAAACGCGGACACCTTTAATGTCGCCCAAGACCCTTTTCCGACGGTCGGCATCCGGGTCTGCCAAAGCGACGAGTTGGACATTCGGTTCTCCGTTGAGAATCACAGTTGTGCTGCTGATCGTTCCGCCGACACCAATGATTCCAACTTTAACTGCATCTTTCTTCATTCACACCCTCCATTTCCGTAAACCTGCTTTGAACAAACCGTGGGAGTGACCTCTAAATTGCAACTTACCACTAAATTAGAGTCATTCAGTTAATAGGAACAATCTCTGTGTCTTCAAGAATCTCCTATAGGATCAACTTCCAGATCGCGATTTATTCCATAGAATCGTCAGAAACTCAAAACTACACTGCCCGAGATAAATGCCGACAATATAAATTGAACTTGACAAATACAGAAAAGAAAAAGGCAGGCATTTTCCTGCCTTTTGGCTGTATCAAGCCGACTGATTCTTAGACCTCAAATTATCTAAGGGAAAACCTTTTTGAGCGAGACAGAAAGGTTTAAAATTAAGGAGTCCCACCTCTCTGCTTCTTTTCCCATTCCTTAGCACCTTCTCGCGTGGTACGCCTTCCAACTTGCTGAATATGAACGTCATTTCCGAGGTTCCGCTGGTGCTCTCTTTCACGCCGATCTATGTCGTTAGTAATCCCGCTACGGATAACTTTGTTACCACGCTTCAGGTGATATTTATACGTATCACGTTTGGGTTCTATAGGGACTCCTCTAGCCTCAAAAACCTTCTTTACTGCCCGTTCAACCTCAGACTTTGAGAGTTGTCCACGTTTGGGTGGGTATTTGACAATTCTTTGTTTTGACATTCTAATTACCTCCATTGAGTATGTTACAATTACGTGAGTTTGATAATAAAATGTGAGTTCGCTCTAAACATTTTTCATAGGTAAAAAAAGCGGTATTATTGTAGCATAAACTGTTAGTTTGTGCCGTTTTGCCAAAACTAACAGAGGAGGCTACGGGTGAAAACTTTTTTCAAACTCACGTTTACAATTCGTAGCTTGGATGAAGACTCAGCCATCCAGCAACAACGAGAATATAATTATTGAAATCCTCAAGGTCTTCAACTTCTAGACGAAGTTCTTGAGCGACTTGAGGTAAATCGTTCAAAAAACTCTGGTAACGTCTCCAAATAATGCTTCCACCTGGAATGGTCCGACGCCCTGATGCGGTACTAAGCCAATCCCGAACAATCCTTACAACTTTTTCAGAACTGTCATTATGAGCAGGAACGTCCTGACCAGCAATATCCGAAATAAATTTTTGATGCCGATGTAGTTCTCTATCCATTACAAGGCATTTTTTTTTTTTCTGTTTTCTTCCACCGAATCTTTTCGCCCCGAAGAAAATTCCCAACTCTAAGGGCATATTAAACCGAGGAAGACGCAAAGTTTCGTCTAATTCCGTTCTGGATATGTCATGAATACCATAACGGCAGTCCTCAATGATGTTATAAATCTTATCAATGCGAACTTGACTTGCGTCCCCTTCCTCAAGTGCACAGCGGGCAACAAAACCACAATCATGCACGGCAAATATTATCGCATCAAGCAAACGCTTGTAAGCTATGTCAAATGGACAATTGACAAAAACATTATCATTATAACGAGTTAATTTCATGAACTCCTACTCAATTTCACCCATCTAGAAGTTTTTTCAAAAACAATTTCAGAATGTTCTCCTTAAGTATACCATAAATTCTATGAATCATCAATCTTTTCAAAAACCGTCCAGGGACATTCAATTTTCCTGAGAAATGCATCAAGTCCGCTGATAAGAGGATTTAGAGGGTTAATATCAACCAGAAAACCGAAAACTAAATGCCCCTAACCGCCGAATCAAAGTGCTTGACTTGTCTTGTGTCTTCCTATAGAGTATATCTAAGCCTAATTTGAAATCCAATCAAATTCCTTGGGAGGATCTGCCACACGCTTAGAGTGTTGCCTGCAGATGCCCCACACTCCTAAACTCTAATCCAAAAGGAGGATAATTATTCTCATGTATCGCCACTTTTTCTTAACGATTTTCGCGCTACTTTTCGCTGTAGGTTTTGTTATCGCTGAGGGTGAAAAACTGGTACTCGTTGGCTCCGGTGAACCCGATCCGAAGGATGCTCCACTGATAGAGCACCTCGAAGAGTGGGGTTACGTCGTTGAACCCCATCAGCACTTGGCGAAACATCCTGTCAATCTCGCAGATATTGATCTCGTCTTTATTTCAGAATCAACCTCCAGTGGCAACATCTTGGACGCTTACAAAAACTCAACCGTCCCGGTGGTCAATGCCGAGACGTGGACTTATGATGATATGGGATTTGCTGCGGACGGCACATTCAACTCTGATGCGGGTGATGATCTCACCATCGTTGATACTGAGCATCCGATAACCGAAGGCTTCAAGGGCGACATCACAGTCAGCAAACCCGCGATAGCACTCATGACGTGCAGCGGTTTTGAAGGTGATATTGATATATTAGCCGTGCGCGCTGACAACGACGATCTCGTCGCCATCTCTGTCTATGAAAAAGGTGCGAAAACGATTAAAGGCTCTACGAAAGCGATACATGTTAACATCTGGCCCCACTCCACAGGTTGGGAGCAGGTAACAGACGATGGTTGGGAACTCATCCACCGTTCAATTCTCTATGCCTTAGGTCAGATTCCGTTTGACGTTGCGCCACAGGACAAACTCGCTGTTACTTGGGGACAGATTAAAGCCGTTCGTTAACTCCCAGTGGCAGGACTGTCAACTCTACTTCACAACAGAGATGCCGACCCAGTGTCCAGAAACACTGTACAATCTGCGTGTGTCTGTAAGATAGAGGCTGGGTGCATCGGTGTTATTTCGCCGTGTAAGCAATTCCGAACCGCCTCCGCTTTCCGTTCATCCGGCACAGTGCAAATAATCGCCTGCGCCTTCATGATTTGGCGGATGGACATTGAAATCGCTTGGGTCGGCACCGCGTCAAGCCCAGTGAACCAGCCTTCACCTACCTGCTGTAGACGGCATGCCTCATCTAATTCAACGAGGATGTAAGGATCCTCTGTTTCAAAATCTGCCGGTGGATCGTTGAAGGCGAGGTGTCCATTCTCGCCGATGCCTACAAATGCGACATCAATCTGATGTTGCGAGATAATCCGATTGAGTCGATCACATTCGGCTTGCGGTTCGTCCGCTTCACCGTTCAGGAAATGTACCGTTCCGGGACGCACAATGTCCACGAGGCGTTCCCGCAGATATTTGCGAAAACTTGCGGGATGCGTCTCAGGGATGCCGATGTATTCATCCAGATGGAACATCGTCGTGTTGTCCCAGTCAATCGTTTCATCTGCGGTGAGTGCAGCAAGGAAGTCAAATTGTGATGCACCCGTAGCGACAATAAAACTCGCACTTCCATTTGCATCAAGTGCCTCGCGCAGCTTTGTGCTGGCGACGTGTGCCGCCGCTTCGCTCGTTTCTCGTTTGGTGGTTGCTTTAAAAATATTCATCCGTTTAGTATTTTCGTGAAATCCCGTTTCCAACTCGGTGAGAGGGCGGGTAGTTTTCTGGCTTGCGCGATTTTCTCATGATTGTCCCTATCAAAATAACGGAGATTGACGATCTCCGTGACACTCATCGGTTCCGGTGCGGCCTTAATGCGCGCAATCGCATCGCCAGCGGTGATTTCGCCTTCTTCAAGCACCCGAAAATAGAAGCCTACGCGCCTACTTTCTAAAAACTGTTTGGGGAACTCCGGTAGTCCCATCTTGTATGCAAGCTTAAAGCACGGCACACGCGGTTGCGTAATCTGTAACTTCACCGTTGAACCTATTTGAAAAACATCGCCTATATGAACAGACGCTTCCAGTAAACCCTCAACGGTGAGATTTTCGCCGAACTGTCCGTACGTCAAGTCGTCTCTTTGTAATTCCTGCTGCCAATGGGCGTAATGCTCAATCGGATATCCGTAAATGGCTTTATAGGTACCACCATGCACCCGCAGATCGCCTTGTCCATCACCGTCAATGTTCTTCTCTCTGAGCATGACAGTGCCTGACACCGGTTCCTTGAAAATACCGGTTTGGATAGTCTTACCGCCATATTGAATAGGCTTCGGTTTTGAAACATTTATGGATAAGAGTTTCATGATACGCTTTAGTATACTGCTTCTTCCGAGTTATGTCAAGCGAAACATTTAGAAGCATCGCGATATATTTTTCATATTTTTTTCTCGTCATGCAACCTTTGGCTCTTTAAAACGCGTCATTAATAGTAACAGCAGTGCGGTGGTCGCGCGTTAAAACCGTGCAGCTGTATCCTACGTAGGAGAAATTTGATGAAAACCGAAGATGCACAACTCGTACACCGCTTTTTGTCAGGGGACGAGAATGCCTTCACTCTTCTGGTGAAAAAACACCAGAAGAGCATTCACGCGCTCGTATGGCGGAAGGTTGACGATTTCCATATTGCCGAGGAACTCACACAGGATACTTTCCTCAAGGCATACCAGAAACTTGGAACGTTGAAGAATCCGAACCAGTTCGCTGGATGGCTCTATGTAATTGCCGATCGGCTTTGTATCGCCTGGCACCGAAAGCAGAAGCCACCGATGGAATCCTTGGAAACCACGAGTGGAGAGGAGATAGAAGAATCATCTTATCGGCATTATGAAGATGAACAACGCAATGAGGCATCCGCTGAATACCGTCGCGGATACATCAGCAGTCTCTTGGAAAAGCTACCGGAGAGCGAACGTACAGTCGTAACACTCCACTACCTTGGAGAAATGACATGCCAAGCGATTAGCGAATTCTTAGGTGTGTCTCCAAACACGGTTAAGAGCCGTCTCCAACGCGCACGGAATCGTCTAAAGGAGCATGAAAACATGATTCAAGAAACACTCGGAAGCGTACATCTACCCACTACTTTTACCGAAAATATTATGCAGCGAATCGCTACCATAAAACCGGTATCCCCTACAAACAGTAAGCCACTTATACCGTGGGCAATCTCAGCCACAACAGCCATTTTTATCTTTCTCATAATGGGTGTGGGTTCACAACACCTCGCTCGTTTTCAGAAACCCTACAACCTGAACGCACAATCAGAAGCAACCGTTGAAATTGTTGATGCGCCCATCGTTCTTGATACACAGGCAAAGCCGGATTTACGGAATCAAGCGGGACGTTTCGATAGCACCGGTAAAAGCAGCAGTGCCGGTCCCCAAGTTTCCGAACCCGTGCTGCTTGCCGCTGCACAGATAGAAAAGGAGACGCGTCCGTCAACAAAACGACAGTGGGTACAAGCAAGTGGTCCAAAAGAAAGGATCTCAGTGTCGAGTTTATTGGTAAGTTCATGGGGGGATGTCTATGCGATTTCGCGAATCGGTATCTACAGATTACCACCAGATGCACCTGCCTGGACACTCGCGAGTCCACTCCCCTCAGAGGCTTCTGTAGACAACTACGGAATACCAATAGCAGAACGAAACGATACGCTCTATCTCGTCTTTCCTAACGGCGTGTTTGCGTCAAAAGATAGAGGCGAAACATGGAGAAAACTTGGCGAGCGTCCAACAGGACGCGTTAGGGGACTCGTGATAACGGATGATGCATTGTACCTTGCGTTTCGAGATGAAGGCATTTTCCGATCTACAGATGCGGGTAACCAGTGGACACCGCTCAACAATGAAGTGGCAGATAGCGTGGTTTTCTCAGTCGCTGCTATTGAAAACACTGTGTTTATCGGGACAAACAAGGGACTCTACCGCTTGCATTCAGGGACATGTGAGAAATTGTTGATAGATACCACGAAAGCCATCCGTTCTTTGTCAGTCTCTGGAAATAATCTCTATGTCGGGACAGGACGCGATCTTTCTCAATTGGGCACCGAGGAAGGGAGGACAGCGCACCTTGAAAAACTTATGGAGGAATTTAAGAGCAACACCAATGTCAGAAAATGGGAGATTTTCCACTCAACCGATTTGGGCGATTCATGGACCGATATAACACCGACAAGCAATTCGTACATGATGAAAGCTTCATCGAATGCTAAAGTCTTGGCAACCGGAAATGCTGTTCTGGCGTTAAGTATGATAAGCTTCCGATCAACCGATGGCGGAAAAACGTGGACAGAATTTGGCTTCAATCCGGATCCAATGACCTCGAGTATATTTCCTGCCGTAGCAGTGGATGAGAATATTATCTTCAAAAGCACACCCTCTGAACTTACACGCTCAACCGATGGTGGCGAATCGTGGCATCCATTTACGGATGGCATTGTGAGTAGTAACATATTCAACTTAATGAGGTTTAAGGACGAACTTTATACGAGCACATCCACCGGTGTTTTCAAATCCACCGATAGCAGCGAGTCGTGGAAAAAACTCACTTTGAGTTCTGATGAACTTACACTAAAACCGATAGAGGAAGACATCCGTACTAACCGATTAATTTCTCCAAAATTAGCAATTGTTGACGACGTACTTTATGGTGCTGCACCTGTTTTAGTCCCCAAGCATGAATTACGCATCTTCCGCCTCTCAGTGAATGGAAATGTGTTAGTTCCTATCCAAGGGATACCTGCCCTTGAAGGAGCTTCTTCCATCACAGATATAAAGGATTGGACAGATATAAAGGATTTGATAGATAAAATGTTCCAATTTGAACG
This genomic stretch from Candidatus Poribacteria bacterium harbors:
- a CDS encoding glucosamine-6-phosphate deaminase, with amino-acid sequence MNIFKATTKRETSEAAAHVASTKLREALDANGSASFIVATGASQFDFLAALTADETIDWDNTTMFHLDEYIGIPETHPASFRKYLRERLVDIVRPGTVHFLNGEADEPQAECDRLNRIISQHQIDVAFVGIGENGHLAFNDPPADFETEDPYILVELDEACRLQQVGEGWFTGLDAVPTQAISMSIRQIMKAQAIICTVPDERKAEAVRNCLHGEITPMHPASILQTHADCTVFLDTGSASLL
- a CDS encoding Gfo/Idh/MocA family oxidoreductase — translated: MKKDAVKVGIIGVGGTISSTTVILNGEPNVQLVALADPDADRRKRVLGDIKGVRVFDDYKQMFDACDLDAVCIGLPTWMHAPVSLEAVERGMHVLCEKPPSNDAAELIPVTQLAASKGLVYMFVRQSRFTAQLTEGRRLVQAGELGDVYYAETRWIRTRWCSARGWRHDKAKGGGVLLDLGIHAIDNVWFMMGCPRPTEAMAGLYCNFSHLAPPEQTYTADDAACGFVRFENGCTLHFAVAFSLNTTNRHAPAKGSDLVKSEVQEFHLYGTKAGLENGKILVGTPDGVKVKPMKPAPQKADDITLQAQEFIRAIREGDEPLNPGSEAVMLMQMLDASMKSSEIGSAVAIPPIS
- a CDS encoding Gfo/Idh/MocA family oxidoreductase encodes the protein MESWKRKLRMGMVGGGQGAFIGGVHRIAATLDQQIEVVAGCFSRDPENTRITGEELYLDTNRCYDSYAEMAAAEAALPENERIDFVSIVTPNISHFDIAKTFLGAGFHVVCDKPMTYSLDEAETLVQLVEDSGLVFALTHNYTGHPLVRHARDLFAEGSMGQIRKVIVEYLQDFLMVPHEKLGQKQAEWRVDPSQSGIGGTMGDVGTHCVNLLEYVTGDPITELCADKSTFLPDRVLDEDVNALLRFKGGGKGVLSISQIATGEENGLTLRVYAEQGAVKWAQENPNYLELYRYGEPRQTLTRGQGYLSDAAAAGARIPTGHPEGYLEAFATIYVGVVEAIRQHIDGDPMETEAYDFPTVYDGLRGMQFIYKAVESCENGSTWVSM
- a CDS encoding Gfo/Idh/MocA family oxidoreductase, giving the protein MQAPNTEPFRVGFLNVASYSHMPLWAPHINPRAGEKDTPFTGMRITHCWDIEYEEAQAIAETYGCTAVKNFDDMLGKVDGIISGGYYNHPWNHILHEPYLEAGLPNLINRPFANSLAKAQQMIELAEKHGATILAPSSHEHNDAISRAKAWATDKQIVCYTATNSFDDYPTHGIHGVYMVCKALAEAGNPVVSVGYRADSWHSPPGVITLEHVDSEGRQFYGTLHQVSGSWGTVQIHTQEAYGGENFRIHTGTGYPFDKTEVWVPTIWAFQNMALHNEMPQTFEQILHKTNVFLAGWRSVLENDGKPVKLTDVPEEWEAPAELPNHPDHNTVSLFQKKFGDGSI
- a CDS encoding MOSC domain-containing protein, which translates into the protein MKLLSINVSKPKPIQYGGKTIQTGIFKEPVSGTVMLREKNIDGDGQGDLRVHGGTYKAIYGYPIEHYAHWQQELQRDDLTYGQFGENLTVEGLLEASVHIGDVFQIGSTVKLQITQPRVPCFKLAYKMGLPEFPKQFLESRRVGFYFRVLEEGEITAGDAIARIKAAPEPMSVTEIVNLRYFDRDNHEKIAQARKLPALSPSWKRDFTKILNG
- a CDS encoding sigma-70 family RNA polymerase sigma factor gives rise to the protein MKTEDAQLVHRFLSGDENAFTLLVKKHQKSIHALVWRKVDDFHIAEELTQDTFLKAYQKLGTLKNPNQFAGWLYVIADRLCIAWHRKQKPPMESLETTSGEEIEESSYRHYEDEQRNEASAEYRRGYISSLLEKLPESERTVVTLHYLGEMTCQAISEFLGVSPNTVKSRLQRARNRLKEHENMIQETLGSVHLPTTFTENIMQRIATIKPVSPTNSKPLIPWAISATTAIFIFLIMGVGSQHLARFQKPYNLNAQSEATVEIVDAPIVLDTQAKPDLRNQAGRFDSTGKSSSAGPQVSEPVLLAAAQIEKETRPSTKRQWVQASGPKERISVSSLLVSSWGDVYAISRIGIYRLPPDAPAWTLASPLPSEASVDNYGIPIAERNDTLYLVFPNGVFASKDRGETWRKLGERPTGRVRGLVITDDALYLAFRDEGIFRSTDAGNQWTPLNNEVADSVVFSVAAIENTVFIGTNKGLYRLHSGTCEKLLIDTTKAIRSLSVSGNNLYVGTGRDLSQLGTEEGRTAHLEKLMEEFKSNTNVRKWEIFHSTDLGDSWTDITPTSNSYMMKASSNAKVLATGNAVLALSMISFRSTDGGKTWTEFGFNPDPMTSSIFPAVAVDENIIFKSTPSELTRSTDGGESWHPFTDGIVSSNIFNLMRFKDELYTSTSTGVFKSTDSSESWKKLTLSSDELTLKPIEEDIRTNRLISPKLAIVDDVLYGAAPVLVPKHELRIFRLSVNGNVLVPIQGIPALEGASSITDIKDWTDIKDLIDKMFQFERFPTVFAVSGETFYADYMKQLFRWKRGESEWFNTGLVDADKSDNSMRDFKLAVSEEMRDFKLAVSEETVYAGKRDGSLFQSFDSGSTWNDLTSHLPLRFEHFNDIIFAGSIVYVATDAGVLTSEDGEHWHAITDKVGKHTLIDQIAVDTATVYGAGDEGIYRLNNSKEWKKISPEVPDSVKSLVIKDDRLYIVTKHRGMFYVPLEEER
- a CDS encoding LamG domain-containing protein, with product MMYRIGLSFLIFAGLVLIPFNATALDLKDKELLLYLSFNEGKGKAMEDLSPHGNDAELVGDGDWVDGKFGKAMEFGQAGEVKAPYIELNEKSFTVTMWVKPALSGADQQCVFTQTQVNAQNTSLHYRIYNSGTVRMGFYANDLDAPAAVKADKWAHITFWLDVKGKSRQIYIDGKSVVEDAGKAGIEYLGTAGDTMIGSWGATGQKFNGIIDEVTVWDRALSEDDIARSMEDLTALPVDPADKLATTWASVKAWR
- a CDS encoding phytanoyl-CoA dioxygenase family protein, coding for MSGQHDQIGLTAQQKQQFHDDGFLFVRNVLPNEALQPLIDELAQKVDDGTQAAVKHGILDPSDTYDDEPFDKRLGMVSSACSDPDWIWSNYFRDQKIRTAGMFTLRTAPTLLDVVASLIGDEILAHPQFNYRAKLPNQDVTVIPWHQDLAYLIPEEAGETLVVNVWLPLIQATEENGCMQVIRGSHLFNLIDHNYQDPTPGHTGGRGISDVELPPGDIVTAELDGGDVLLTSERVVHRGLPNRSNTVRWSVDTRYSQIGLPTGRASVPGFVARSRVNPESIAKSHHDWNRLFASN